One region of Brassica napus cultivar Da-Ae chromosome A10, Da-Ae, whole genome shotgun sequence genomic DNA includes:
- the LOC106370472 gene encoding adenylate isopentenyltransferase 5, chloroplastic, producing MKPCMTNLRQMIQPMLNFQGISAGLNMVDVPFFRPKDKVVFVMGATGTGKSRLAIDLATRFPAEIVNSDKIQVYKGLDIVTNKVTPEESLGVPHHLLGTVENTHEDFTAEDYQREALRAVKSIVERDRVPIIAGGSNSYIEALVNNCVDFRLRYKCCFLWVDVDRPVLNSFVSDRVDKMVEMGLVDEVRRIFDPSSSDYSSGIRRAIAVPELDEFLRAEKRDYPAEVTGKLLETAIKKIKENNCLLACRQYQKIKRLYKQWKWNMHRVDATEVFLRRGEEADEAWESMVARPSALAVDRFLNYSDDHHLEGADILLPEISAVPPLPAAVAAISR from the coding sequence ATGAAGCCATGCATGACGAATCTAAGACAAATGATTCAACCAATGTTGAATTTCCAAGGGATATCCGCCGGTTTAAACATGGTCGACGTTCCGTTTTTCCGGCCCAAAGACAAGGTTGTTTTCGTCATGGGAGCCACCGGAACCGGCAAATCTCGTCTTGCCATCGACCTTGCAACTCGTTTTCCGGCCGAGATCGTAAACTCTGACAAGATCCAAGTCTATAAAGGTCTAGACATCGTCACCAACAAAGTCACTCCAGAGGAAAGCCTTGGCGTTCCTCACCACCTCCTCGGCACCGTGGAAAACACTCATGAGGATTTCACGGCGGAGGATTACCAGCGTGAAGCACTCAGAGCAGTTAAGTCAATCGTAGAGAGAGACCGTGTCCCGATCATAGCCGGCGGTTCTAATTCTTACATCGAGGCATTGGTCAACAATTGCGTTGACTTCCGGTTAAGGTACAAATGTTGCTTCTTGTGGGTTGATGTTGACAGACCGGTTTTGAACTCGTTTGTCTCGGACCGGGTAGATAAGATGGTCGAGATGGGACTCGTCGACGAGGTTCGCCGCATCTTCGATCCCTCTTCATCAGATTACTCCTCTGGAATACGCCGTGCGATCGCAGTTCCAGAGCTGGACGAGTTTCTCCGAGCGGAGAAGCGTGATTATCCGGCGGAGGTGACGGGGAAGCTTCTTGAGACGGCGATCAAGAAAATCAAGGAGAACAACTGTTTGCTTGCATGTCGGCAATATCAGAAGATTAAGAGGCTTTACAAGCAGTGGAAGTGGAACATGCACCGTGTGGATGCGACGGAGGTTTTCCTCCGGCGAGGAGAAGAAGCCGACGAGGCTTGGGAGAGCATGGTGGCTCGACCTAGCGCACTCGCCGTCGACAGGTTTCTTAATTACAGCGACGATCACCATTTGGAAGGGGCCGATATTCTACTACCGGAGATCTCCGCCGTTCCGCCGCTTCCAGCCGCCGTGGCAGCGATTTCGCGGTAA
- the LOC106369789 gene encoding uncharacterized protein At5g19025-like, with the protein MPPSSSSSSSLHPCKHSPSATLDLLILILVLFSGAFLISSYFSYLIHSLSLLSSHFPSIALSLSSLPLPLILLFSDHDHDPDDEDHDGISLASFLFVFAVFFAASVAFLDLCCGSRSRRCRNPKCKGLKKAMEFDLQLQTEESVRAGSGKEIDRLPWKGGSESNPDYECLRAELRKMAPVNGRAVLLFRSRCGCPVAKLEGRGPKRSRRHKKLPAKLAVKGCVDNH; encoded by the exons ATGCccccttcctcctcctcctcatcatccCTCCACCCCTGCAAGCATTCCCCGTCGGCAACTCTCGACCTCCTAATCCTAATCCTCGTCCTCTTCTCCGGCGCATTCCTCATCTCCTCCTACTTCTCATACCTAATCCACTCCTTGTCCCTCCTCTCCTCTCATTTCCCATCGATcgccctctctctctcctctctccctctccctctgaTCCTCCTCTTCTCCGATCACGACCACGATCCCGACGATGAAGATCACGACGGAATCTCTCTGGCGTCGTTCTTGTTCGTGTTCGCGGTCTTCTTCGCTGCCTCAGTCGCGTTCCTCGACCTGTGCTGCGGCTCGAGGTCGAGGAGGTGCCGTAACCCTAAATGCAAAGGGCTGAAGAAGGCTATGGAGTTTGATTTGCAGCTGCAGACGGAGGAGAGTGTTAGGGCGGGATCGGGGAAGGAGATTGATCGGTTGCCGTGGAAAGGAGGGAGCGAGAGTAATCCTGATTACGAGTGTTTGAGAGCTGAGCTTAGGAAGATGGCTCCGGTTAATGGTCGAGCTGTTTTGCTTTTCCGGTCAAGGTGTGGTTGCCCTGTTGCTAAGCTTGAAGGGCGGGGGCCTAAGAGAAGCCGCCGTCATAAAAA ATTGCCGGCAAAGTTAGCTGTAAAGGGGTGTGTAGACAATCACTGA